One segment of Rhodopirellula baltica SH 1 DNA contains the following:
- a CDS encoding glycoside hydrolase family 97 protein, giving the protein MISMPKLASFSIACWLLLSTSNCSWAAEETTIVSPSGDQSIRFSLHDGVPHYSVSFRDVTILDNSKLSLVLDGSGLEEQFVVESKQTESVNGSWVPVVGSRASYPDSYNACVIQLRGATQKAQRLELAFRAYDEGVAFRYTIPPQEGIDELKLKSEATHFQFTDDHFVYWDDYPQARYSKLRLSEMPERSIRPLLVEAGSHFVAIAEAGSLGHYAPMMLNRSGKNQLVTRFRSGTVSASKSLTTPWRVIMVAEQPGTLVENHYLLQNLSPPSKLSDTSWIKPGKVWRSSLTTEGAKAIVDYAAANNYQYVHYDAGWYGPERDANSDPLTVIDPIDMQETIRYADQHGIGLICYINKIAMSGYDLDKTFRTFQKWGIRGVKMGFVDWKSQSDMEFLYAAIEKAAEYELIVDIHDNFRLTGIERTYPHLLTVEGILGNEERPDNGNPPKNVLTTSFARMIAGAGDYTPCYLNGRVVSRSFQLALGVVFYSPLQYLHWYDQAHQYPENRYPELEFWKEMPTTWDDSKVVHGSIGSYMTVARRKGDRWFVGTIVNEARSLDIALNFLGPGEFDAKIYAEDPDDKKQVVIQSCQVTSDSKLTATMSSGSGCAIMISPMLNE; this is encoded by the coding sequence ATGATCTCAATGCCAAAGCTGGCTTCTTTCTCAATCGCGTGTTGGTTGCTTCTTTCCACATCGAACTGCAGTTGGGCTGCAGAAGAGACGACGATCGTGTCTCCCTCGGGAGATCAGTCGATCCGGTTTTCGCTTCATGATGGGGTGCCGCACTACAGTGTCTCCTTTCGGGACGTCACCATTCTTGACAATTCCAAGCTTTCGCTGGTTCTCGATGGGAGCGGACTCGAGGAACAGTTCGTTGTCGAGAGCAAGCAGACCGAATCTGTAAACGGAAGTTGGGTTCCTGTGGTCGGTTCCAGAGCTTCCTACCCTGATTCTTACAATGCGTGTGTCATTCAACTTCGTGGGGCAACTCAGAAGGCACAACGGCTTGAACTGGCATTCCGGGCATACGACGAAGGGGTCGCGTTCCGCTACACGATTCCTCCGCAAGAAGGGATCGATGAGTTAAAGCTGAAATCGGAAGCGACTCACTTTCAGTTCACGGACGATCACTTTGTTTACTGGGACGATTATCCGCAAGCACGGTATTCCAAGCTGCGACTTTCTGAGATGCCGGAACGCTCGATTCGCCCGCTGCTCGTCGAAGCAGGATCGCATTTTGTGGCAATCGCCGAAGCAGGAAGCCTCGGGCATTACGCCCCCATGATGTTGAATCGATCCGGTAAGAATCAACTGGTCACGCGGTTTCGAAGTGGGACCGTGTCGGCAAGCAAGTCACTGACGACTCCTTGGCGAGTGATCATGGTGGCGGAACAACCTGGGACGTTGGTTGAAAATCATTACCTGCTTCAGAATCTTTCGCCGCCGTCCAAGTTGAGTGACACATCATGGATCAAACCGGGAAAGGTCTGGCGAAGTAGTCTGACGACGGAGGGTGCAAAAGCGATTGTCGACTACGCTGCCGCGAACAATTACCAATACGTGCACTATGACGCTGGTTGGTATGGCCCTGAACGCGACGCGAATTCGGACCCACTGACGGTCATCGATCCGATCGACATGCAGGAAACGATTCGCTATGCGGACCAACACGGTATCGGGTTGATCTGCTACATCAACAAAATTGCCATGTCAGGGTACGACCTCGACAAAACATTTCGGACGTTTCAAAAATGGGGCATTCGCGGGGTCAAGATGGGGTTTGTTGACTGGAAGAGCCAGTCTGACATGGAGTTCTTGTACGCTGCGATCGAGAAAGCTGCGGAATACGAATTGATCGTTGATATCCATGACAACTTTCGGTTGACCGGGATCGAACGCACGTACCCTCATCTTCTGACGGTCGAAGGAATTCTTGGGAATGAGGAGCGTCCGGACAACGGGAATCCGCCGAAGAATGTTCTGACCACATCGTTTGCTCGCATGATCGCAGGGGCTGGCGACTACACACCGTGCTATCTGAATGGTCGAGTTGTCAGTCGTTCATTCCAGCTTGCTTTGGGAGTCGTGTTCTACAGTCCGCTGCAATATCTGCATTGGTACGACCAAGCTCATCAGTATCCTGAGAACCGCTATCCTGAACTTGAATTTTGGAAGGAGATGCCGACGACTTGGGATGACTCGAAGGTCGTTCATGGATCCATCGGGAGCTACATGACGGTCGCCAGGCGGAAAGGTGATCGGTGGTTCGTTGGAACGATTGTCAACGAAGCCCGAAGCCTGGACATCGCGCTCAATTTCTTGGGCCCAGGAGAGTTCGACGCCAAGATCTACGCGGAAGATCCAGACGACAAAAAGCAGGTGGTCATCCAGTCATGCCAGGTCACCTCAGACAGCAAATTGACCGCGACCATGAGCTCTGGAAGCGGATGCGCGATCATGATTTCGCCGATGCTGAACGAGTAA
- a CDS encoding CinA family protein, whose amino-acid sequence MTTTGASANETTDPRVVATDLVSQLKQSQHRLILAESCTCGAAAAAIGSVPGASNVFCGSAVTYRETTKQAWLGITTIDLAQFTAESEEITNQMAAAILQNTPDATIAAAITGHFGPDAPPALDGVIFVAVQQRGRELETQRVVLRSSTRQARQTEATAGLLTAIQQSLIASGQTTE is encoded by the coding sequence ATGACCACCACGGGTGCCTCGGCGAACGAGACGACTGACCCGCGAGTGGTCGCAACCGATTTGGTTTCGCAGTTGAAACAATCGCAGCACCGATTGATCTTGGCCGAAAGCTGCACCTGTGGCGCAGCCGCCGCGGCGATCGGAAGCGTCCCTGGTGCGTCCAACGTTTTTTGCGGCAGTGCCGTGACGTATCGCGAAACCACCAAGCAAGCTTGGCTGGGAATCACCACAATCGATCTGGCGCAGTTCACTGCAGAGAGTGAGGAGATAACCAATCAGATGGCCGCAGCGATCTTGCAAAACACCCCCGACGCCACGATCGCCGCTGCCATCACTGGACACTTTGGCCCCGACGCGCCACCAGCTTTGGACGGAGTGATTTTTGTCGCCGTGCAACAACGCGGCCGCGAACTTGAAACTCAACGAGTCGTCCTTCGCAGTTCCACCCGCCAGGCCCGCCAAACCGAAGCCACCGCCGGCCTTCTCACCGCGATCCAACAAAGCTTGATCGCTTCTGGCCAGACGACCGAATGA
- the cmk gene encoding (d)CMP kinase: MIITIDGPAGAGKSSIARRVASELGFEFLDTGAMYRAVTWGVMQQGIAWDDVESLVEFADAAQLIWQDDRIYLDNQDISEEIRTPQVTSHIRYLADPPRIRERITAQQRRIATGRDIVTEGRDQGTEVFPDAHCKIFLTASPEERARRRQRQLAENGRVMSVEEILAAQNQRDLEDRMRPVGRLRAASDAIVVQTDGMSPDEVREEVLRLVRECVQASAANSASSDVTR; encoded by the coding sequence ATGATCATCACCATCGATGGCCCAGCCGGAGCAGGCAAGAGCAGCATCGCACGGCGCGTCGCCAGTGAACTCGGATTTGAGTTCCTGGACACGGGTGCGATGTACCGCGCCGTGACATGGGGTGTGATGCAGCAGGGAATTGCATGGGATGACGTAGAGTCGCTGGTCGAATTCGCGGACGCGGCTCAATTGATTTGGCAAGACGATCGCATCTATCTCGACAACCAGGACATCTCAGAAGAAATCCGAACGCCGCAGGTTACCAGCCACATCCGATACCTGGCCGACCCTCCCAGAATTCGCGAACGAATCACCGCCCAACAACGGCGCATCGCGACGGGTCGTGACATCGTGACGGAAGGCCGCGATCAGGGCACCGAGGTCTTCCCCGATGCGCACTGCAAAATCTTCTTGACCGCATCGCCAGAAGAGCGCGCCAGACGTCGACAGCGACAACTCGCCGAAAATGGCCGGGTAATGTCGGTGGAAGAAATCTTGGCAGCGCAAAATCAACGCGATCTGGAAGACCGGATGCGTCCGGTTGGACGATTGCGAGCCGCCAGCGACGCAATTGTGGTTCAAACCGATGGCATGTCACCTGACGAAGTTCGCGAAGAGGTTTTGCGTTTGGTTCGCGAATGTGTGCAAGCGTCGGCGGCAAACTCTGCATCGAGTGACGTGACGAGATGA
- a CDS encoding transglutaminase TgpA family protein, giving the protein MSDASITDDEMSRTDALNLRELQAITESIPDSPLRLRTKLAFALVTMLSGLVIGSSGQTQSLPIIVIFFSIVGFLFVDWMKLFALPAVIAYAAMAIAAIYCVSGFMQNDMQVGNKMSAVAELLIIAQSILMLQEKTSRLFEQLMIFALLNCVVAAVFNDAFAYAIFFIPLSICGGMAIALLAADNVVEQSQSPDQNATLAARPSASTAQPDDSNIQWNNSAAVDSLARAGVNLPWMVAVILFPAVLLFSALFFFGLPRRVDASRGSSQGVAMTGFSEELRFGTIQEMQKSSQRALRVDLVDRQTKKPYPAINDLYLRGAVLEQYLVEAATTWRATSVSTSPPSPLPPEFVPDRSSDTNFYDRVNVRIACESMSTENLFAIAPYHWSPGSDDLVELSGKWTFTRRSSSGGSNSAGALGVPWYPPVKYHFGTHAFRNGAQSRWMAYKTPMLERSIRSDETSSDLTANDLNYMDQLLEYPQVLIPNAEILANSIVDNLPPNKRTTAGIADALERHLAYSSDFRYSLQPNPSTTVGVDPIDQFLSTDRRGHCQYFASALVMMLRSQNIPARLVVGYHTDEFSELGQYFIVRQNHAHVWVEALIPREDIPVGTSVYGQPRSDFYWLRLDPTPGGGGIDGAEVGSNQMLDLARDLWDDYVIEMDSKRQQTALMSTPGLAPMTASYRSWIDRTRDFAMRINSGDVEGIGGGRLFSWQGAVIAIVLSILALIGLKIRFPRWLRSKLGKNGQQKAPRPSIPFYAEALDLLSNLGIERRPGQTPEELTRQLAIASASPGSTSARDSEGRTQATSDHHPEWTQALGPMRRLTDAFYSLRYGQASAMPHATRQDSGGGSSKAPPNAETSDASIKSNSAVSSSPDIEDALNSLRQITKRSPS; this is encoded by the coding sequence ATGAGTGACGCTTCGATCACCGACGACGAAATGAGTCGCACCGACGCACTCAACCTGCGCGAATTGCAGGCGATCACCGAGTCCATTCCGGACTCGCCACTGCGGCTGCGCACCAAGCTTGCCTTTGCGTTGGTAACGATGCTGTCGGGATTGGTCATCGGCAGCAGCGGACAAACTCAATCTTTGCCGATCATCGTTATCTTCTTCAGCATCGTCGGGTTTCTGTTTGTCGACTGGATGAAGCTATTCGCGTTGCCCGCCGTGATCGCGTACGCCGCCATGGCGATCGCTGCAATTTATTGCGTCTCCGGCTTCATGCAGAACGACATGCAAGTCGGCAACAAAATGAGCGCCGTTGCGGAACTGCTGATCATCGCGCAATCAATTTTGATGCTGCAAGAAAAGACGTCTCGACTGTTTGAGCAACTGATGATTTTCGCATTGCTCAACTGCGTGGTCGCCGCGGTGTTCAATGATGCATTCGCCTACGCAATTTTCTTCATCCCGCTGTCGATCTGCGGTGGCATGGCGATCGCTTTGTTGGCTGCGGACAACGTGGTCGAACAATCTCAATCACCGGACCAAAACGCGACCCTCGCGGCACGTCCATCGGCTTCGACCGCCCAGCCCGATGATTCGAACATTCAGTGGAACAATTCCGCCGCGGTGGATTCACTTGCGCGAGCGGGAGTGAACTTGCCGTGGATGGTCGCGGTGATCCTGTTCCCTGCGGTGTTGCTGTTCTCCGCGTTGTTCTTCTTCGGCCTGCCGCGACGCGTGGATGCTTCCCGGGGGAGCTCGCAAGGTGTCGCGATGACCGGATTCAGCGAAGAACTTCGCTTCGGCACGATTCAGGAGATGCAAAAGAGCAGCCAGCGTGCTCTGCGAGTCGATTTGGTCGATCGGCAAACCAAAAAACCTTACCCGGCCATCAACGATTTGTATCTTCGCGGCGCGGTGCTGGAACAATACTTGGTCGAGGCTGCAACAACTTGGCGTGCAACTTCGGTTTCCACCTCGCCACCCAGCCCGCTGCCTCCCGAGTTTGTTCCTGATCGATCTAGCGACACAAACTTTTACGATCGTGTCAACGTTCGCATCGCGTGCGAATCGATGAGCACGGAAAACCTCTTCGCGATTGCACCTTATCACTGGTCACCCGGCAGTGATGACCTGGTGGAACTCAGCGGCAAATGGACGTTCACCCGCCGCAGCTCATCCGGCGGTTCAAACTCGGCCGGTGCACTGGGTGTGCCTTGGTACCCGCCGGTGAAATATCACTTCGGAACTCACGCGTTTCGCAACGGTGCTCAAAGCCGATGGATGGCCTACAAGACACCTATGTTGGAAAGGTCCATTCGATCCGATGAAACGTCGTCGGACCTCACCGCTAACGACCTGAACTACATGGACCAGTTGCTGGAATACCCGCAAGTCCTGATTCCTAACGCTGAGATTCTGGCGAACTCCATCGTTGACAATTTACCGCCGAACAAACGGACAACCGCCGGCATCGCTGACGCGTTGGAAAGACACTTGGCCTACAGCAGTGATTTCAGATACTCGCTGCAACCCAATCCTTCGACCACGGTTGGTGTCGATCCAATCGATCAGTTTCTTTCGACCGATCGACGAGGGCATTGCCAATACTTTGCTTCGGCATTGGTCATGATGCTGCGAAGCCAGAACATTCCTGCACGACTGGTCGTTGGTTATCACACCGACGAATTCAGTGAACTGGGACAGTACTTCATCGTCCGGCAAAACCATGCTCACGTTTGGGTCGAGGCATTGATCCCTCGCGAGGACATTCCGGTTGGGACATCGGTGTACGGACAACCTCGGTCCGATTTCTATTGGCTGCGACTGGATCCGACCCCGGGTGGAGGCGGAATCGATGGGGCGGAAGTCGGTAGCAACCAAATGCTCGATCTGGCACGCGATCTGTGGGACGACTATGTCATCGAGATGGATTCGAAACGACAGCAAACGGCCCTGATGTCGACACCGGGGTTGGCCCCCATGACCGCCTCTTATCGATCGTGGATCGACCGAACTCGCGATTTCGCCATGCGGATCAACTCCGGTGACGTGGAAGGCATCGGAGGAGGCAGGCTGTTTTCCTGGCAGGGTGCGGTCATCGCCATCGTGCTCAGTATTTTGGCATTGATTGGACTGAAGATCCGTTTTCCGCGTTGGCTACGCAGCAAGCTTGGCAAGAATGGTCAGCAAAAAGCGCCGCGCCCATCGATCCCTTTTTATGCCGAAGCACTTGACCTGCTTTCGAACCTGGGCATCGAAAGACGTCCCGGCCAAACGCCCGAAGAACTCACTCGGCAACTCGCGATTGCGAGTGCTTCTCCTGGCTCAACGTCCGCTCGCGATTCGGAGGGGCGAACCCAGGCAACATCGGATCACCATCCAGAGTGGACACAAGCTCTCGGACCAATGCGTCGTTTAACCGATGCGTTTTACTCATTACGGTATGGCCAAGCGTCGGCGATGCCTCACGCAACTCGCCAGGACTCCGGCGGCGGATCTTCAAAAGCACCTCCGAATGCCGAAACGTCTGACGCATCCATCAAATCGAATTCGGCGGTCTCTTCGAGCCCTGACATCGAAGACGCATTGAACTCTCTTCGCCAAATCACAAAGCGTTCCCCCTCATGA
- a CDS encoding DUF58 domain-containing protein: MVLQRRNTRNRLTRLGWQFMLIGMFGLLGGSLNGLNLLIVVAAMTLAVLLAQWRVSRSTIESVRVDRRVPSEVFAGKPARVRYQVSNQHRLMPLWLVCLSDQIMRTGADTQAIESTDNVATAAIESRTIHTGVGLLLPNQATSAYLDLTFERRGRYRLGRWRVSTTAPFALSTAWRESTDEEEFVDVYPRLLNLPRSWRQRLPTKVGNVSSSAHRQGHADEVFFGLREYRRGDSRRHIHWRTTARIGDLVVRQFEQQRRLDICFLVDSYCPASAAENDPAHQNVETAISLAASLVVQLFGGSGSQIMLSVAGQQNETCGGGLSREALRRMLQILARVQTTATPDLDQSLEQVAKAVKHLPDLVVLSPRPLAQVLASDDNQSSLLRQWQQRGRLNWVNLSGRDAANWIAEGSSSKSSDEALHE, from the coding sequence ATGGTCCTCCAGCGACGCAACACTCGCAATCGCCTGACGCGACTCGGTTGGCAATTCATGCTGATCGGTATGTTCGGGCTTCTTGGCGGGTCGCTCAACGGATTGAACCTGCTGATCGTTGTCGCCGCAATGACATTGGCGGTGTTATTGGCGCAGTGGCGAGTCAGTCGATCAACCATCGAATCCGTTCGAGTCGACCGACGAGTTCCCAGCGAAGTGTTTGCCGGCAAACCCGCCCGAGTTCGCTATCAAGTCAGCAACCAGCATCGATTGATGCCGCTTTGGTTGGTCTGCCTTAGCGATCAAATCATGCGAACGGGCGCGGACACTCAAGCCATCGAGTCAACCGACAACGTCGCAACGGCGGCAATTGAATCCCGCACGATCCACACCGGCGTTGGACTGCTGCTTCCTAATCAGGCCACCAGTGCCTACCTCGACCTCACCTTTGAACGACGCGGTCGATACCGATTGGGACGTTGGCGAGTCTCCACAACCGCCCCCTTCGCTCTGTCGACCGCATGGCGAGAATCGACCGACGAAGAAGAGTTTGTGGACGTTTACCCGCGTTTGTTGAATTTGCCTCGGTCTTGGCGGCAACGGCTTCCCACCAAAGTCGGCAACGTTTCATCATCGGCCCACCGACAGGGCCACGCGGACGAAGTTTTCTTCGGCCTTCGCGAATACCGCCGGGGTGACAGCCGACGGCACATCCACTGGCGAACCACAGCGAGAATCGGTGACCTGGTGGTGCGTCAATTCGAACAACAACGACGTTTGGACATCTGTTTTCTGGTGGACTCCTATTGCCCAGCTTCCGCGGCTGAGAACGATCCCGCTCACCAAAACGTCGAAACGGCGATCAGCCTCGCCGCATCGTTGGTGGTTCAATTGTTTGGCGGTTCGGGCAGCCAAATCATGCTGAGCGTCGCCGGCCAACAAAACGAAACCTGTGGTGGCGGTTTGTCCCGCGAAGCATTGCGACGGATGTTGCAAATACTCGCCCGCGTTCAAACCACCGCCACGCCTGACTTGGATCAATCGCTCGAACAAGTCGCCAAAGCGGTCAAGCATTTGCCCGATCTGGTTGTGCTCAGTCCCAGACCGCTGGCCCAAGTCTTGGCTTCGGATGACAACCAATCCTCACTCCTGCGACAATGGCAGCAAAGAGGACGCCTGAACTGGGTCAATTTGTCCGGCCGAGACGCCGCGAATTGGATTGCCGAAGGTTCGTCATCAAAATCATCCGATGAGGCACTTCATGAGTGA
- a CDS encoding AAA family ATPase: MAKVVLGKDELVDLLVVALLAGEHVLLEDVPGVGKTLTAKALARSLDAKFTRLQFTPDLLPSDITGSMIYRTDTSQFEFAPGPIFANIVLADEINRAPPRTQSALLEAMSEGQVTVDGVTHELPKPFMVVATQNPFEYEGTYALPESQLDRFLLRTSIGYPSRNVERDILTTHKSGEPVDDLQSIVGAAEVSAAQENVGEVRMDESLVDYLLDIVEATRHHDAFQVGVSTRGLLSFHRGCQAMAIRRGRDYVTPDDIKQMAVPSLAHRVLAEGIFQGGNRAVVEQQLADLIEPIPVPV; encoded by the coding sequence TTGGCAAAAGTCGTTTTGGGCAAAGACGAACTGGTGGATTTGTTGGTCGTTGCGTTGCTGGCCGGCGAACACGTTTTGCTGGAAGACGTTCCCGGTGTCGGCAAGACGTTGACCGCCAAAGCGCTCGCGCGAAGCCTGGATGCCAAATTCACGCGGCTCCAATTCACACCTGACTTGCTGCCCAGTGACATCACCGGCAGCATGATCTATCGGACCGACACCAGCCAATTTGAATTCGCACCGGGACCAATCTTCGCGAACATCGTCTTGGCAGACGAGATCAACCGCGCCCCGCCACGAACCCAATCGGCGTTGCTCGAAGCGATGAGTGAAGGGCAAGTCACCGTCGATGGCGTGACTCACGAATTGCCGAAACCATTCATGGTGGTGGCCACGCAAAACCCTTTTGAATACGAAGGCACCTATGCGTTGCCCGAGAGTCAACTGGACCGTTTTCTACTGCGAACATCGATTGGTTATCCGTCGCGAAACGTTGAACGCGACATTTTGACAACGCACAAATCAGGCGAACCGGTCGACGACCTTCAGTCGATCGTTGGCGCAGCGGAAGTTTCTGCTGCTCAAGAAAACGTCGGAGAAGTCCGCATGGACGAATCGTTGGTGGATTATTTGTTGGACATCGTGGAAGCAACACGCCATCACGATGCATTTCAGGTTGGCGTCAGTACACGCGGTTTGCTCAGCTTCCACCGAGGTTGCCAGGCGATGGCGATTCGTCGAGGTCGCGACTATGTCACGCCTGACGACATCAAACAAATGGCGGTTCCTTCGCTGGCCCACCGAGTTTTGGCCGAAGGCATCTTCCAAGGTGGCAACCGTGCCGTTGTCGAACAGCAGTTGGCAGATTTGATCGAACCCATTCCCGTGCCGGTTTAA
- the dprA gene encoding DNA-processing protein DprA yields the protein MNDGRSIPDCDVSEIENVSGSEANASSNPAGPDVPHQELDAKDDFAPEEVNSPADDSTRDLVQLCLLPGLGPRTLTSLMEAFGSARAILNADKNSLASVHGVGPKLAHVIDTASDHVDIEDVFAWCAAMDVNILRRGQASYPAAMEELDDAPPLMFCRGSILPRDTISVAIVGTRHATAYGLQQTRRIAMDLARAGVTIVSGLARGVDTAAHRAALEAEGRTIAVLGGGLGKIYPAENSPLADKISEHGAVISEYAPMAQPRGGMFPQRNRIIAALGQATLVIEAPMRSGSLITARLASELGHSVGALPGQVNSRASQGCHHLIRDGATLVQHADDVLELLGPLSGNVSLATAVEGGDVVRDGREMTLNDVERQVLAAVGTSGTAIDEVTLSSGLPASRVNAIVSILEMKRFVRRLSGQYVSRI from the coding sequence ATGAACGACGGTCGATCGATTCCCGATTGCGATGTTTCCGAAATTGAAAACGTTTCGGGATCCGAGGCAAATGCCAGTTCGAATCCAGCCGGTCCGGATGTCCCCCATCAAGAACTGGATGCGAAGGACGATTTTGCCCCAGAGGAGGTGAACTCACCGGCCGACGATTCGACTCGCGACTTGGTTCAGTTGTGCTTGCTTCCTGGGCTGGGGCCACGGACGTTGACGTCTTTGATGGAAGCGTTTGGCTCGGCGCGTGCGATATTGAATGCGGATAAGAATTCGTTGGCGTCGGTTCACGGTGTGGGGCCAAAGTTGGCGCACGTGATCGATACGGCGAGCGATCACGTTGATATCGAGGACGTGTTCGCGTGGTGCGCCGCCATGGATGTCAACATTCTCAGGCGGGGTCAGGCGTCTTATCCGGCGGCGATGGAAGAACTCGATGACGCTCCACCGCTGATGTTTTGTCGTGGCTCGATTTTGCCTCGCGACACGATTTCGGTTGCGATTGTTGGAACTCGGCATGCGACAGCGTATGGATTGCAGCAAACTCGTCGCATCGCGATGGATTTGGCCCGGGCCGGTGTGACGATCGTTAGCGGGTTGGCTCGAGGTGTCGACACGGCGGCTCATCGGGCGGCACTGGAGGCCGAGGGTCGAACGATCGCTGTCCTCGGTGGCGGGCTGGGGAAAATTTATCCGGCCGAGAATTCACCTCTGGCAGACAAAATTTCCGAGCATGGGGCCGTCATCAGCGAGTACGCACCGATGGCCCAACCCCGTGGCGGAATGTTTCCGCAACGCAATCGAATCATCGCGGCTTTGGGGCAAGCCACCCTGGTCATCGAGGCTCCCATGCGAAGCGGATCGCTGATCACGGCTCGCCTGGCGTCCGAGCTGGGGCATTCGGTTGGTGCCTTGCCTGGCCAAGTGAATAGTCGGGCGTCGCAGGGGTGTCATCATCTGATTCGGGACGGTGCGACGTTGGTTCAGCACGCCGATGATGTGTTGGAATTGCTGGGGCCTTTGAGCGGAAACGTCTCTCTGGCAACGGCGGTTGAGGGTGGTGACGTTGTTCGGGACGGTCGCGAAATGACGCTCAATGACGTCGAGCGGCAGGTGCTCGCTGCGGTGGGGACATCTGGCACGGCAATCGACGAAGTGACGCTCAGCAGTGGGCTTCCCGCATCCCGCGTCAACGCGATTGTCAGTATTTTGGAGATGAAACGGTTTGTTCGCCGCTTAAGCGGTCAGTATGTGTCGCGGATCTGA